TTCGGTTGATATAGATGATGAATTAGACTTTTTATTTTCTATTACAATAGCTAATAAATTAAAGTCTAGAGAAGCTTAGATTTAAGAATAAACAATAGAATTGAAGAAAAGAAAAGTCAAATGACATGATAGTAAGTCAATTACTCTAATTGGCCATTCAATTTTTGATTACTGGAATATTGAAAAGATAAAAGGTAGAGAGGTAAATAACTTAGGTATCGCAGGTATAAATACAAAAGAATACTTAGACAAAGTTATTTTTAAAAAATAAAATACTTGCTCTTAATGAGTATGTGATTTTACTATGTGGTACGAATGATATGGTATTAGATGGCTGGGAAAAAAATGATACATTGAATTGGGTTAATGAAACGATAAGATGTATAAATAAAATAAATCCAAATACAAAGATAATTTTACTTTCAGTTCCTAGGACTAGGGGCGAATGGATCGTAATAATAAAATTATTGATGAATTAAATGTTTACTTAGAAAAGAAAATAAATAAAAACATATGTTTTCTTGATATAACGACAGAATTATCTGATGAATATGGTAGTTTAAAATCAGAATTTACTTTAGATGGATTGCATTTTACTGATTTAGCCTATTTAAAATTGAAAGAAATAATAGAAAGGATCTTGTAAGATGAAGAAAATAATTTATATATCTGGCTCAAGAGCTGAATATGGAATTATGAAAGAGTTATTAGTTAAATTGAAAAATGACTCTGAGATTGAGCTAGTCATTGCTGTAACTGGTATGCATTGTGAGGTGGCATATGGTGAGACATATAAAGTTATTCAACAAGATGGTTTTAAAATAGAGAAGTTTTTTCCTATTTCAATTAATACAGAAAATAATTCATCTATATTAACATCAATGTCTATTTGCCAAAAGAAATTTGGTGAGTACTTTGAAGAGAAAAAATTTGATGCTGTAATGTTACTTGGTGATAGATATGAAATATTTTCTGTAGCGATTGCAGCTGCTATGCATAATTTACCTATTATCCATTTTCATGGTGGTGAAAAAACGCTAGGTAATTATGATGAATTTATTAGACATTCTATTACTAAAATGAGTCGATTGCATTTAGCATCAACAGAGATATATCGAAAGCGTATTATCCAGTTAGGTGAGAACCCTGATTATGTATATAATATTGGTGCTCTAGGTGCTCAAAATAGTTTGTTAATGGGTTTGCCTGAGAAAAGTGAACTTGAAGCGCGTTTTGGGAGATTAGATGTTCCGTATTTCATGGTCGTTTATCATCCTGAAACACTATCTTCACTATCTATAGAGTTTCAATTAGATGAATTACTTAGTGCATTAGAAGTATTTATCTCTGATTATAACTTTATATTTATTGGATCTAATTCAGATACTGGTGCTGATTGTGTAAGAGAAAAAACACTGCAATTTTGTCAGCGCAATAATTCTCGCTATCTGATTTCAGTAAAAGTAGATGAATATCTTGCTTTAAATAAATATTCTAAAGGATTAATTGGTAACTCTTCTTCCGGATTAATTGAAATACCATCGTTAAAAATACCAACGATAAATATAGGTGATAGACAAAAAGGAAGGGTTAGAGGAGCTTCAGTTATAGATATTGCCTGCAAAAAAGAGGAAATAGTGCGTGCAATAGAATTAACTAAGAAAGAACAATTTATAGAATTAGTCAACAATTCTACTAATCCATATCTTCAGGATGATTCATCTGAAAAGGCTCTTCATATAATAAAAGAATTTATTTTTAATGAAAATATTACTTATCAAAAGGATTTCTTCGATCATGAGTTTACCTTTTAGTTATGGTATGTTAGCTTTTTCTTATTGTGATACAAATCATGTGTAATGTAGTTCATTTGTGTATCACATATCGTCAATTAGTTATGGCTATATGTGATACATATTCTAATGAAGAAAATTTGATAAAAAGAAACACATCAATTATATGTTTAATTGATTTTCAGTTTATACCTATCGATATAAGATATAATTTAATTAAAAACTTTAATGACATAAAGTTTTATTTTCTGAGAGAGTCCTCAATAATTAATGAATTCTCTATATTACCACATTTTTTTCCATCAATAATTAGACGAAATATTACTTTTCGGAAACCATAATCCGATAATATACCCTCATCAATGGAAACCTAAAGTATTGAATGGTTTGTCATTTGAAACTGGATACGTATATCATTCCGGACCATTTTTATCAAAAGTTTTTCGTGGGATTTGTAATACTCTTATTTTAAGAGAGGATGGGCTATCAAATTATATACCCCATAATGTTTCTTTATCTAAAGGTATTATTCGTGCATTATTTGGTCTGTCTTATCGTGATCAAGTATGGGGGGAAGAAAAGTGGATTCATATGATAGAAGTTGAGAGACCAGTTGATTTACCTCAAAGGGTACGGCATAAAGCAAGAGAATATAGTTTTGGAAACCTTCTTCATCATACCAGCACAGAAACAAAGAATCTTCTTAAAAAGACGTTTTTGTTAGATGTATTGGATTTAAATAAAAATAAAAAGACATGCATAATATTAACACAACCAGTAGATGATGATAAATATTGTAGTACTGAGTTAAAAATGGAACTATATAATATTATTGCAAAAAAATTCTTAGATAGAGATTATTTAGTTTATTTAAAGCAACATCCAAAAGAAAAAGCATATTCAATACCAGGAACTCTTTCTTTCCCATCTAATTTTCCGATAGAGTTATTACCTTATATTTGTCCTCACCCTTTTGATTCCTGTGTTGCATTATGTTCAACTTCATTATCAATAAAGAATGTAAAGATAGCAGATAGAGAGATTCAATGTATACCTTTAAAACTTTTTACACCATATCATTCTGAAAAGTGGTTAGATATAGTTAAGAAAATTGGAATTGAATGATAGTATGTCTAAATTATATAAAGAAATCATGGGGCATTCATTTATTTATTTACTTTTTGATATGATAAATAAAGCTATTCCATTTCTTCTTTTACCATACATAACACATAATCTCATAACTGCTGACTATGGACGATTAGAACTATTTAATACATATGTATCATTTTTTTCTTTATTTGTTATGTTTGGCATTGATAGTTGGTCAGTTGTTTTTTTTCATAAACAAGATAAAAAAAGATTTAACTGGCAACTAAAATTATCTATCATTTTTATATCTATTATATCGGTAGTTCTATTTCTTTCTTTCTTTCTTCTTCAATTGAATAGAATATATCTCATATCTATTCTCTATTCTTATTGTATTAGTATTGTTCAGCTACGTGCTGTTTTATTTCGTGTTACACTTAAGACGATACATGCATCATTATTATTTTTAGTGAATATATCTATTAGCACATTATTGACGTATCTATCTTTCGAATATATCTCACCATCATTTGAATTTCGGATTATATCATTGCTAACTCCTCTAGTAGTATTATGCATATGGTCTATTTATTCCATATTGAAAGAATTTAATGAAGATGATAAAAAGCTAGGATGGAAATTAGAGTTTTTTCAGGTGTTGAATTTTGTTTTTCCTTTACTACCCAATGGAGTAATTAATTTTATTCGATTTGGTGCGGACAAAATTTTTATTGCAACTTTTTTTGGAATCACTCAATTAGCAGTATTTGGTGTTGGATATCAATTTTCGATGGTTGCCAATATTTTTATGTTATCGTTGAATCAAGCAACAATGCCATTTATGGTTAAGTTCTTTTCTGCTAAAAATATGGCTAAATATATTAAGTTAGCTATATGTCAATTTTTTGTTTTTTTAATATTTATTATTGTATTTTATTTTTCATTTCCATTTATACTTAGAGGCTTTTTTTCAAATCAATATGCTCACGCATCAGAGATAATAAAAAATATATCTGTGGGCATATCCAATTATTTTTTTATCAATAATGTCATCTAATACATTATTCTTCATGGAAAAAACTTGGGCTGTGCTGTTGATTACTGTTTTTTCATCAGGTCTACACCTAATAGTTTTATCATATGTGTATATGTATGATATTGCATATGAAAATGTACCATACGCATTACTGATTTCTAGTATATTATCATTAATTACTTCATTGTTCCTTTCTGTTAGGTATGTGAGGAGCTTTTAAAAATGTATTTGTCTGAACCAATATTTATTGTTTTCAAATTTTTTATTAATTTCTTTTGCTATTGGATTAGCTTTTTTATTCTCAATTAGAGAAGTATATTATAATATAGTTAAAGAGAGTACGACGTTATACGTTTTTATTTTTTTTATCTTTATCTTAATTGCATTTAGAACCAGAGGGTGGGATGTTGAACAATATTATAATATATATTACTCCATAGATATTAATGAACTTAGTCTAAACTCTTGGACGGAACCAGGTTACCTTTTTGCAAATTATATATTTAGACTTTTTGATGCGGATTATTTCCTCTTCAATTTATTTTTCTCCCTCATTCTTAGTATTTTTATATTTTATAGTGTAAAATTAAATTCCTATTACTTTATAGTGTCTATATTTTTTCTCTTTTTGTTTTATTTTTTTCGTGGACCATATGGACAGATTAGACAGGCACTATCTATACTGATTTTTTTCTACTCAATAAAGTATGTTACGTATGAAAATCGGTCACTAAAAAAATATTTTATTATTAATGTTTTTGCAAGTTTATTCCATGGTGTATCTTTAATGGCATTATTGGTGCCATTTTTTATTGGGATTAAATTAAATAAAAAGAGAATTCTATTTTCATTAATGTTGGCATCTACAATATTATTAGCGAATTGTCTTTTGTTTAATATTAGCGATTATATATTGCTAACACAAGATATATCAGTTCTATCGAAAATATATTATTATGTAACTAATTATCATGCTAATGGTAGCTATTTTAATCCAGATACTGCAAGGATTATTTTTATTTATGTAGTGTTATTAATGTGGCCCAATGATAAGTTGATAATCCCTGGGACATTGTTGCATACGCAAATTATTATCTTTATTCTAGGTGCTATATCTTATTCTATTCTCGCTTTTGATTTTAGAGTGGCATCTAGGATATCTTCTTTCTATTATCTTATAGATATATTTATCTTATCTAATTTTATATATTCTATTAATAATAGAAGTAATAAACTATTCTATTTTTGTATTTTCTCTTTTATTGGATTAATTTATTTAATTTATGAAATTATGATGATGTCAAATTCTGAAATAAAATATGAGTGGAGTTTTTAATGCTGGAAATATTAATGGCAACAATGCATAGGAAGAATATATCAGAAATAGATTGGATATATAAAAATATACAGACTCCTATCTTATTGATTAACCAGTCTGACTTCTCTTCATTAGAGATACAGGATAATATTAGAATGATTTCTTGCATTGAACGAGGTTCTTCTAATAGTCGTAATATGGCTTTAAATAATGCTATTGGAGATATCTGCTTAATCGCTGATGATGATGTTGGATATGTTGATAATGCAGAGGAAATAATAAATTGTGCATTTAGAGATAATCCTTCAGCTGATATTATTACTTTTCAGATTATAACTCCTGAAGGTAAACCTTTTAATAAGGGATATCCAGTACATAAACAATGGCACAATAGTCGTTCTATTCTTCGATGTGCATCAATAGAAATAGCCTTTAGAAAAGATAGTATAATTCAAGCTGGTATCAAGCTAGATGTGGATTTTGGATTGGGAAGTAAATATAGAGTACATGATGAAATAATTTTTTTGAAAGATGCTTTAGATAACAATCTGAAATTATTATATATTCCTATCCCTATTGTTATTCATCCGGCTGAAAGCTCTGGTACTGACTTCAACGATCATTTGATCGTATCTAAAGGGGCTGCATTTGTCCGATTATTTGGGTATAAAGGTATGTTCCTCAATATTTTATTTGCCATTAAGAAACACGCTGAATATTCTAATAAATATAGTTTTTTGGGGTTTTTAATGAAAATGTTCGAAGGTTCAATTAAATATATAAGAGAAGATTTGAAATGAATATTTCCAAGTGCAAGTATTTGATTATTGGTGGTGGTGCTTCAGGACTTATGTTTGCTAACACTAAGAAAAATGATGATATTATTCTTCTAGAAAAAGAAAATGAGCTAGGTGGATATTGTAGAACAATATACCAAGATGGTTTTGTATGGGACTATGCGGGACATTTTTTCCATTTTGCTAATGAAGATATAAAGAACTTCTTTAGAAGTAAAATTTCAGATAGTGATCTTGTTTTAAGAGAAAAAATTACTAAAATATTTTATAAAGATCTAGTAATTGATTTTCCATTTCAAACTAATATTCATCAATTAGATAAAGAAGAATTTATTGATTGTTTATATGATTTGTTTTTTAAAAATGAGTCAGAGCATTATAATTCCTTTTTAAGCATGCTATATGGAAAATTTGGTACATCTATAACCGACAAATTCTTGAGGCCATATAATGAGAAATTATATGCCTGTGATTTAAACTTATTAGATCAGAATGCGATGGGACGATTTTTTCCATATGCTGATCTAACTAAGATCATAAGAAATTTTAAGAGTGAATTTCAAGATAGTTATAATTCAACATTTTTGTATCCTAGAAGAGGAGCTAAGGTTTTTATAGATGCCTTAGCAGAGGATATTAGTAGTAAACTAATATCAGTAGGTGAGAGTGTTATATCTATTAACGTTAAAGATAAAATAGTTACTACAAACAAAAGAAATATTTCTTATCAATTCTTAATAAACTCTATGCCTTTCAATTCTCTCTTAGAAAGTATTGTCGATATAAATTATAAAGATATTATTAACACCCTTTCTTGGAATAAGGTTTTAGTCCTTAACTTGGGATTTGATAAAGCCTCTAAATATAATGATATTCATTGGTCATATTTTCCAGAGAAAGAATATAACTTTTATCGCGTCGGATTTTATAATAATATTCTTGGGGATGAAAGATTGAGCCTCTATGTTGAAATTGGTTTTTCTCCTAATGAATATATTAATGTTGATGAACAGTTGAGATTAGCTATTTTAGGGCTAAAAAAATCTGGGATAATTGATGAACATAAAGTTATTTCATACATTCCAATAATTATGGATCCTGCTTATGTTCATGTAGATAATAAGCTTGATAGCATAAAAGACAATATTAAAGAAAGCCTTTCCGAAAGAGGTGTTTATACAATAGGACGTTATGGGGATTGGAAATATTGCTCAATTGAAGACTCAATGCTTGACGCAATAAAAATTTCTCAAGAAATTTAATTTATGTTTATTCTATGGATTTAGAATTTAGATCTTATAGTAAATTTTTAATACTGCACGTTTTTCGGAAATATTATGTGTAATGATCTAGTCTCTATAATTATGCCAGCATTTAATGCTGAGAAATATATTGAAGAAGCCATCTCTTCGGTCCTAACTCAGACATATAATAATATTGAGCTGATTATTATAAATGATTTTTCATCTGATAATACTTCATTGATTTTAAAGAGATATGAGGATTTAGAACAAGTTATCATTATTAATTTAGATGAAAATATTGGAGTTTCAAAAGCTAGGAATATTGGAATTAATAATGCTAAAGGTCGTTATATTTCATTTCTAGATAGCGATGATGTCTGGCTTCCTACTAAGCTACAACTACAAATTGAATGTATGAAAGATTCTAATGTAGGATGTTCTCATTCATCATATTTCCGTATGTCTGAGGATGGTAAAATTCTTACAAAGGTATTAGCAAAAAGACTTTTGACATACGATATTATGTTGAGAGGCAACCAATTAGGAAATTTAACAGGAGTTTATGATACCTTATTTGTGGGCAAGATTCTACAGAAGTGCATCGGGCATGAAGACTATAAAATGTGGCTTGATGTATTAAAGAGTACAAATTCTATAGGGATTATTACTCCTTTGGCAAAATATAGGGTATGCGAAAAGTCTGTTTCTTCTAATAAATTCAAATCTATTGCTTGGCATTATACTATTTTAAAAAATGAATTGAATAATAATAAATTCTTATTTTTTATCTTATGATTAGATATGTTATTCAGGCTTTATTAAAAAGAATATAGATTTTGTTAAAGATTTATTATTGGAGATGAAAATGGCAATTTTAGTAACGGGTGGTGCTGGCTATATAGGTTCTCATACAATCCTGGCTCTATTAGAGCAGAAAGATGAGCATGAGGTTGTTGTTCTTGATGATTTGTCTAATTCATCTAAAGAGTCATTAGATCGCATCTCTAAATTGACAAAAAGAAAATTCATTTTTATTTGGGTAGTGTATTAAATAAGGAATTATTGTCTAATATATTATCAATGCATAAAATTGAATCTGTAATTCATTTCGCTGGATTGAAGTCTGTCGGAGAGTCTGTTAAAGACCCTGTGAAATACTATTATACTAATATCGCAGGAACTCTAGTCTTATTAGAAGCAATGCTTCATTATAATGTTAGGACTCTCGTGTTCAGTTCTTCAGCTACTGTCTATGGCGAACCTGAATTTATTCCATTGACAGAAGCTGCACGTGTTGGAGGGACAACTAATCCTTATGGAACATCTAAGTTGATGGTTGAAAGAATACTTCAGGATTTCTCTCTTGCTAATCCAGATTTTTCTATAACATGTCTTCGATATTTTAATCCTATTGGCGCTCATAGTTCGGGACTTATTGGTGAAAGCCCTAATGGCATACCGAACAATATATTCTTCTTATATATGTCAAGTAGCTATAGGAAATATTGATCATTTATCTATTTTTGGAAATGACTATCCAACTAAAGACGGAACAGGGATTAGAGACTACATTCATGTTATGGACTTAGCTGAGGGACATCTGGCTGCGCTATCACGTTCTAATTTGAATGATTCTTTTGAGGTTTATAATATTGGCACGGGAGTTGGATATTCTGTTCTTGAACTTATTAATTCATTTAAAAAAATGACTGGTATTAATATTAATTATAAATTTGTTGAGCGAAGAAAAGGTGATATTGCAGAATGTTGGTCAGATCCATCATTGGCGGCTCAAAAACTAGGATGGCATGCTAAACGCAATATAGAAGATATGATTTGTGATGCATGGAGATGGCAGAAAAATAATCCTAATGGATATAGATAGTAAACAAGGCCTTTAGAGACCTTGTTTACTTAAGGAATAATTCCTAAACAAACCTCCCCCTATACCTCTCCACCCACATCGCCGTCGCACCGCATACGGCAACTGGCATGATGAACAGATTCAGGATGGGGATCATCGTAAACAGGCTGACGACAGCGCCGAACTGAACGTTGCGAACCTTCTCTTGGCTTAGGGTCAGCTTCATGTCAGAAAAACTGATTTTATGGTTGTCGAACGGATAGTCGTTGTACTGGATGGAAAGCATCCAGGCGCTGAACAGAAACCACAGAACAGGAAAGATGGTCTGACCGACTCCGGGAATAAAATACAGCACAAGCAGAAGCAGCGCGCGGGGCAGGTAGTAGACCAGCTTGAGCCACTCGCGTTTCATAATGCGAGGGATGTCTTTTACTAAGCCAAAAATGCCGGTATCCGGTAGAGGCTTTCCGGTTAGCTTCGCCTCTAACTGTTCAGCCAGCAGGCCGTTAAAGGGCGCGGCTATCCAGTTGGCTATTGTGCTAAAGAAGTAGCCGAAAATTAGTAAAATGGATACAACGGCAAGTGGCCATAGCAGGTAGCTTAACCATTGAAGCCAGTCGGGAACGTAGCTCATCATCGAGGGGATCCATTCCCCCAGTTTGCCGTATAGCCACCAGAAGGCGCCTCCGACTAGGAGAATGTTGACCATCAGCGGCAAAATCACAAAACGCCGGATACCCGGTGTTCTTACCAGCTTGAAGCCTTGAGTGATGTAGTGAAAGCCGCTTTTTTCAGGCAAATTTTGTCGAACTGAGTCTTGTGTCATGCGTTAAAGTTCCCGTTATAAACGCAAATCAGGTTATCATATCCTATGATAAATACATTACTAACTTTGTGAAGACTAAAAAGTAGGCATAAAAGCGGAAAAAATCGTATTTATCGCGAATAAAGATCAGCATAGACTTGCACTTGGATACGCAGGCAAATAGATTATGTATACTTTACATAGTTCGAGTAGTCGGAAGGCGGCAAGCAAGTGAATCCCTGAGACCACGATCGCGATGTGACCAGAGGGTGAACGATGGCAGCCAACGCGTCGGCAGCTTGAAGTATGACGAGAATAGGTAAATGTTTGCCGCGGTGGCACGTATAAAAAGCAGAGATAGCAACGATGCAGAATTTGCGTCTGGTATTGATAGTAGTTGGCGCTATAGCAATCTTAGCGTTATTAATACACGGCCTATGGACTAGCCGTAAAGAACGCTCATCAATTTTTCGTGATAAACCGCTAAAGCGCGGGATAACACAGAAGAAAGAACAGTCTTTCGACTCACTGGACGAAGGTGTTGGTGAGGTTCGCGTGCGTCCTGCGTTTATCCCATCGGCCGATCCCTTGTCTTCATCATCTTCTGAACAGAAGCAGGAAGAAGAACCTGAGATGTCATTCTCTTTGACATCAGATGCCATTGAGGAGACTCAGAGTGGTGTTCGCGAGCCATCCCCTGTGCAAATGTCTTTTGATGATGTCCTGCTTGGCGATAATGAACCTGAAGCACCCGTACAGCAAGAAATTGCGCCTGAACCTATCGCCGAACAGCAAATCGAACAACATGCTGCACCAGCTCCAGAGCTAGTGAAAGAACTGGTTATCGTTTTACACGTATCGGCGCTTAACGGCGGTACGATCGCAGGAGAGCCTCTTCTGCAAAGTATTTTGCATGCGGGCTTCAAGTTTGGTGCGATGAATATTTTCCATCGCCATGTGGATCCTGCCGGTAGCGGAGCGGTTCTGTTTAGCTTAGCGAATATGGTGAAACCAGGCTCGTTTGATCCAGAGCACATGGCCGATTTCTCAACGCCGGGCGTGTCTATTTTTATGATGGTGCCTTCCTACGGCGATGCCAATCAGAACTTTAAGCTGATGCTGCAGTCTGCACAGCGCATAGCGGACGAGGTCGGGGGCGTTGTTTTAGACGAGTCTCGCCATATGATCACGCCCCAGAAGCTGGAAACGTACAAAACGCAAATCCGGGAAGTGCTGGAAAATACGGCTAAGCCAGCAAAGTAATACAATCTGTTTTTATTTAGCAAACCCCCGCCAGTCGGGGGTTTTTTATCATATAGATGGTGAAATATGTCGTCATTAGAGCAGCGTTTAAATCAACTTCGCGACCAACTGCGTCATCATGAATACCTTTATCACGTACTGGATGCGCCAGAAGTACCGGACGCCGAATACGATCGCCTGATGCGCGAGCTGCGCGAGCTTGAAGCTGAACATCCTGAACTGATTACTGACGATTCACCGACACAGCGCGTTGGCGCTGCCCCGCTTTCTGCTTTCGATCAGGTGACTCACGAAGTGCCAATGCTGTCTTTGGACAACGTGTTCGATGAAGCCAGCTATCTGGCGTTTGATAAGCGTCTGCACGATCGGCTGAAGAGTGATGACGAAATAGCCTTTTGCTGTGAGCTGAAGCTAGATGGTTTGGCAGTAAGCCTGCTGTATGAAGACGGTCGCTTGGTACAGGCTGCAACTCGAGGTGATGGAACCACAGGTGAGAATATCACCTCCAACGTGAGGACTATTCGGGCCATACCGCTGCGTTTAAAGGGCGAAGGCATTCCCCGCCGCCTAGAAGTCCGCGGTGAGGTGTTTATGCCTCAGTCAGGCTTTGAGGCGTTGAACGATCATGCGCGCCGTAATCATGAAAAAATATTTGCCAACCCGCGCAATGCTGCTGCGGGCTCTTTGCGCCAGCTCGACCCTCGCATTACGGCCAAAAGACCTCTGACCTTTTTTTGCTACGGTGTTGGCCTAATCGAAGGCGGAGAGCTGCCGAGAAGCCATATGGCACGTTTGCAAACCTTTAAAGCGTGGGGGTTACCCGTAAGCGACCGCATTCGCCTGTGTCAGAGCAGTGAAGAAGTGCTGGCGTTCTATCATCAGGTTCAGGAGGACAGGGCGACACTGGGCTTTGATATCGACGGTGTGGTTATTAAAGTCGACTCTTTGGACCTTCAGGAGACGCTGGGATTTGTCGCCAGAGCTCCCCGTTGGGCAACCGCCTTTAAGTTTCCCGCTCAGGAACAAATGACTGTTGTG
This DNA window, taken from Leminorella richardii, encodes the following:
- the neuC gene encoding UDP-N-acetylglucosamine 2-epimerase, producing MKKIIYISGSRAEYGIMKELLVKLKNDSEIELVIAVTGMHCEVAYGETYKVIQQDGFKIEKFFPISINTENNSSILTSMSICQKKFGEYFEEKKFDAVMLLGDRYEIFSVAIAAAMHNLPIIHFHGGEKTLGNYDEFIRHSITKMSRLHLASTEIYRKRIIQLGENPDYVYNIGALGAQNSLLMGLPEKSELEARFGRLDVPYFMVVYHPETLSSLSIEFQLDELLSALEVFISDYNFIFIGSNSDTGADCVREKTLQFCQRNNSRYLISVKVDEYLALNKYSKGLIGNSSSGLIEIPSLKIPTINIGDRQKGRVRGASVIDIACKKEEIVRAIELTKKEQFIELVNNSTNPYLQDDSSEKALHIIKEFIFNENITYQKDFFDHEFTF
- a CDS encoding polysialyltransferase family glycosyltransferase; translated protein: MNGLSFETGYVYHSGPFLSKVFRGICNTLILREDGLSNYIPHNVSLSKGIIRALFGLSYRDQVWGEEKWIHMIEVERPVDLPQRVRHKAREYSFGNLLHHTSTETKNLLKKTFLLDVLDLNKNKKTCIILTQPVDDDKYCSTELKMELYNIIAKKFLDRDYLVYLKQHPKEKAYSIPGTLSFPSNFPIELLPYICPHPFDSCVALCSTSLSIKNVKIADREIQCIPLKLFTPYHSEKWLDIVKKIGIE
- a CDS encoding lipopolysaccharide biosynthesis protein; protein product: MSKLYKEIMGHSFIYLLFDMINKAIPFLLLPYITHNLITADYGRLELFNTYVSFFSLFVMFGIDSWSVVFFHKQDKKRFNWQLKLSIIFISIISVVLFLSFFLLQLNRIYLISILYSYCISIVQLRAVLFRVTLKTIHASLLFLVNISISTLLTYLSFEYISPSFEFRIISLLTPLVVLCIWSIYSILKEFNEDDKKLGWKLEFFQVLNFVFPLLPNGVINFIRFGADKIFIATFFGITQLAVFGVGYQFSMVANIFMLSLNQATMPFMVKFFSAKNMAKYIKLAICQFFVFLIFIIVFYFSFPFILRGFFSNQYAHASEIIKNISVGISNYFFINNVI
- a CDS encoding EpsG family protein, with product MFSNFLLISFAIGLAFLFSIREVYYNIVKESTTLYVFIFFIFILIAFRTRGWDVEQYYNIYYSIDINELSLNSWTEPGYLFANYIFRLFDADYFLFNLFFSLILSIFIFYSVKLNSYYFIVSIFFLFLFYFFRGPYGQIRQALSILIFFYSIKYVTYENRSLKKYFIINVFASLFHGVSLMALLVPFFIGIKLNKKRILFSLMLASTILLANCLLFNISDYILLTQDISVLSKIYYYVTNYHANGSYFNPDTARIIFIYVVLLMWPNDKLIIPGTLLHTQIIIFILGAISYSILAFDFRVASRISSFYYLIDIFILSNFIYSINNRSNKLFYFCIFSFIGLIYLIYEIMMMSNSEIKYEWSF
- a CDS encoding glycosyltransferase family A protein; its protein translation is MLEILMATMHRKNISEIDWIYKNIQTPILLINQSDFSSLEIQDNIRMISCIERGSSNSRNMALNNAIGDICLIADDDVGYVDNAEEIINCAFRDNPSADIITFQIITPEGKPFNKGYPVHKQWHNSRSILRCASIEIAFRKDSIIQAGIKLDVDFGLGSKYRVHDEIIFLKDALDNNLKLLYIPIPIVIHPAESSGTDFNDHLIVSKGAAFVRLFGYKGMFLNILFAIKKHAEYSNKYSFLGFLMKMFEGSIKYIREDLK
- a CDS encoding protoporphyrinogen/coproporphyrinogen oxidase, with the translated sequence MNISKCKYLIIGGGASGLMFANTKKNDDIILLEKENELGGYCRTIYQDGFVWDYAGHFFHFANEDIKNFFRSKISDSDLVLREKITKIFYKDLVIDFPFQTNIHQLDKEEFIDCLYDLFFKNESEHYNSFLSMLYGKFGTSITDKFLRPYNEKLYACDLNLLDQNAMGRFFPYADLTKIIRNFKSEFQDSYNSTFLYPRRGAKVFIDALAEDISSKLISVGESVISINVKDKIVTTNKRNISYQFLINSMPFNSLLESIVDINYKDIINTLSWNKVLVLNLGFDKASKYNDIHWSYFPEKEYNFYRVGFYNNILGDERLSLYVEIGFSPNEYINVDEQLRLAILGLKKSGIIDEHKVISYIPIIMDPAYVHVDNKLDSIKDNIKESLSERGVYTIGRYGDWKYCSIEDSMLDAIKISQEI
- a CDS encoding glycosyltransferase family 2 protein produces the protein MCNDLVSIIMPAFNAEKYIEEAISSVLTQTYNNIELIIINDFSSDNTSLILKRYEDLEQVIIINLDENIGVSKARNIGINNAKGRYISFLDSDDVWLPTKLQLQIECMKDSNVGCSHSSYFRMSEDGKILTKVLAKRLLTYDIMLRGNQLGNLTGVYDTLFVGKILQKCIGHEDYKMWLDVLKSTNSIGIITPLAKYRVCEKSVSSNKFKSIAWHYTILKNELNNNKFLFFIL
- the cysZ gene encoding sulfate transporter CysZ; the encoded protein is MTQDSVRQNLPEKSGFHYITQGFKLVRTPGIRRFVILPLMVNILLVGGAFWWLYGKLGEWIPSMMSYVPDWLQWLSYLLWPLAVVSILLIFGYFFSTIANWIAAPFNGLLAEQLEAKLTGKPLPDTGIFGLVKDIPRIMKREWLKLVYYLPRALLLLVLYFIPGVGQTIFPVLWFLFSAWMLSIQYNDYPFDNHKISFSDMKLTLSQEKVRNVQFGAVVSLFTMIPILNLFIMPVAVCGATAMWVERYRGRFV
- the zipA gene encoding cell division protein ZipA, translating into MQNLRLVLIVVGAIAILALLIHGLWTSRKERSSIFRDKPLKRGITQKKEQSFDSLDEGVGEVRVRPAFIPSADPLSSSSSEQKQEEEPEMSFSLTSDAIEETQSGVREPSPVQMSFDDVLLGDNEPEAPVQQEIAPEPIAEQQIEQHAAPAPELVKELVIVLHVSALNGGTIAGEPLLQSILHAGFKFGAMNIFHRHVDPAGSGAVLFSLANMVKPGSFDPEHMADFSTPGVSIFMMVPSYGDANQNFKLMLQSAQRIADEVGGVVLDESRHMITPQKLETYKTQIREVLENTAKPAK